CTGGGGGTAAATATAGCCGAAGACTTCGAGCCGCTTTATATCATTCCTAAAGATAAGAAAAAGGTTGTCAAAGCGCTGAAAGATGCGCTGAAAGACGCGGACGAACTCGTTCTGGCAACCGACGAAGACCGCGAAGGTGAGAGCATTAGTTGGCATCTGCTCCAAGTGTTGAAGCCGAAAGTTCCCATCAAGCGCATGGTGTTTCATGAAATTACGGAAGACGCCATTCAAGATGCGTTGAAGAATTGCCGAGATGTCGATGAACAGCTTGTTCACGCCCAGGAAACGCGACGAATTCTAGATCGACTGGTGGGCTACACCGTTTCTCCCCTGCTTTGGAAGAAAATTGCCTGGGGGTTGTCGGCTGGACGGGTGCAATCTGTTTCGGTGCGTCTCCTTGTAAACCGGGAACGGGAGCGGCGAGCGTTCCGGAAAGGAAGTTACTGGGATCTCAAGGCGACGCTTGCCAAGAATGAAATTCCCTTCGAGGCGAAGCTCGTTGCCCTTGACGGTACGCGAGTCGCTACAGGCAGCGACTTTGATGAATCCACAGGGCGCATTATCCAAGGTCGCCAGGTGGTGCTGCTGGACGAAGCCCAGGCTCAATCCCTGCGGGAACGCCTGGTCGATGAGCAGTGGACGGTGGCTAGTCTCGAAGAGCGTGCCTCTAGCCGAAAACCTGCGCCACCGTTTACAACTTCAACTTTGCAGCAAGAGGCCAACCGAAAACTGCGGCTGTCGGCACGGGAAACAATGCGCGTTGCCCAAAGTCTGTACGAGCAAGGGTACATTACCTACATGCGAACGGACTCGGTACATCTCTCCCAGCAGGCGATCGCCGCTGCTAGAAGTTGTGTAGAGGCGATGTACGGCAAAAATTTCCTCAGTCCCCAGCCGCGTCAGTATTCTACGAAGAGTAAGGGGGCGCAAGAAGCCCATGAAGCCATTCGTCCTGCCGGACACACCTTCCGCACGCCCCAGGAAACGGGATTGAAGGATCGGGAGTTGCGCCTGTATGACCTGATTTGGAAGCGCACGGTTGCGACCCAAATGGCCGAGGTTCGCCAAACGCACATTACGGCTCATATCGAGGTTGGCAATGCTAGCTTCCGAGCTACCGGAAAGCGGATTGATTTTCCGGGCTTTTTCCGGGCCTATGTAGAAGGCTCAGATGATCCCGATGCCGCGATTGAAGATCAAGAAGTGATCTTGCCGCCCCTCGTAGCAGGCGATCGCCTTGCCTGTAATAATCTGGACGCAATCGCCCACGAAACCCAGCCGCCCGCCCGCTATACAGAAGCCTCGCTGGTCAAAACCCTGGAAAATGAGGGTATTGGCCGTCCCAGTACCTACGCCAGCATTATTGGCACGATTATTGACCGAGGCTATGCCCAAATGGTCAATAATGCACTGGTTCCAACCTTTACAGCCTTTGCTGTGACCGCGTTGCTAGAAAATCATTTTCCAGACTTGGTTGATACCGGGTTTACGGCTCGTATGGAGCAAACGCTGGATGATATTTCGACGGGAACCACCGACTGGCTACCTTACCTCAAGGAGTTTTATCTGGGTGAGGAAGGGCTTGATGCTCAGGTGAAACGTCAGGACGCTCTGATCGATCCCAACGAGGCACGGGTGATCGCCCTCGAAGGCTTGGATGCCAAAATTCGCATTGGCCGTTATGGAGCCTACATCGAGGTTGAGAACGAAGAAGGGTTGGTGAAAGCGACGATTCCCCAAGATATGACGCCAGCCGATCTCGACCCAGAGCAGGTAGAAGTGCTGCTGCGCCAAAAAACCGAAGGCCCTGACAAAGTGGGCTTTCATCCGGAAACGGGCGAACCTATTTACATGCTCATTGGCCCCTACGGCCCCTACGTGCAGTTGGGCGACGCGACGGACGACAATCCCAAGCCGAAGCGAGCGTCGTTGCCCAAGGGCATGACCATGGAAAATATTACCCTGGAGGCTGCAGTGGGCTTGTTGGCTCTGCCGCGCACCTTGGGCGTTCATCCCGATACCGGAGCCAAGATCCAGGCGAATTTAGGACGTTTCGGCCCCTATGTGGTTCACGACCAAGGCAAAGAGGGCAAAGATTACCGCTCGCTCAAAGCCTCGGACGATGTGCTGACCATTACCTTGGATCGAGCGCTGGAATTACTCGCAGAACCAAAGCGAGGGCGAGGTAGTCGCAAGGGAACCGCGAAACCGTTGCGGGAACTAGGGCCGCATCCGAAGGATGAGGAGCCTATAAATATTTATGACGGCCCCTACGGTCCCTACGTGAAGTACAAGAAGGTGAACGCGTCCTTGCCGGAGGGCGAGACGGTCGAATCGATGACCTTAGAAAAGGCGTTGGGAGCGATCGCTGCTAAAGCTGATACGAAAAAAACAGCTAAAACCTCGACCCGCCGCACCACAAAGAGCACGACTGGTAAAGCGGCTAGTTCTGGCAGTAAGGCCAAA
This genomic window from Synechococcales cyanobacterium T60_A2020_003 contains:
- the topA gene encoding type I DNA topoisomerase, with the translated sequence MSTLVIVESPTKARTIRNYLPSDYQVEASMGHIRDLPQSASDIPASVKSEEWAKLGVNIAEDFEPLYIIPKDKKKVVKALKDALKDADELVLATDEDREGESISWHLLQVLKPKVPIKRMVFHEITEDAIQDALKNCRDVDEQLVHAQETRRILDRLVGYTVSPLLWKKIAWGLSAGRVQSVSVRLLVNRERERRAFRKGSYWDLKATLAKNEIPFEAKLVALDGTRVATGSDFDESTGRIIQGRQVVLLDEAQAQSLRERLVDEQWTVASLEERASSRKPAPPFTTSTLQQEANRKLRLSARETMRVAQSLYEQGYITYMRTDSVHLSQQAIAAARSCVEAMYGKNFLSPQPRQYSTKSKGAQEAHEAIRPAGHTFRTPQETGLKDRELRLYDLIWKRTVATQMAEVRQTHITAHIEVGNASFRATGKRIDFPGFFRAYVEGSDDPDAAIEDQEVILPPLVAGDRLACNNLDAIAHETQPPARYTEASLVKTLENEGIGRPSTYASIIGTIIDRGYAQMVNNALVPTFTAFAVTALLENHFPDLVDTGFTARMEQTLDDISTGTTDWLPYLKEFYLGEEGLDAQVKRQDALIDPNEARVIALEGLDAKIRIGRYGAYIEVENEEGLVKATIPQDMTPADLDPEQVEVLLRQKTEGPDKVGFHPETGEPIYMLIGPYGPYVQLGDATDDNPKPKRASLPKGMTMENITLEAAVGLLALPRTLGVHPDTGAKIQANLGRFGPYVVHDQGKEGKDYRSLKASDDVLTITLDRALELLAEPKRGRGSRKGTAKPLRELGPHPKDEEPINIYDGPYGPYVKYKKVNASLPEGETVESMTLEKALGAIAAKADTKKTAKTSTRRTTKSTTGKAASSGSKAKTTSKTKSSSRTKKAAE